Proteins found in one Drosophila innubila isolate TH190305 chromosome X, UK_Dinn_1.0, whole genome shotgun sequence genomic segment:
- the LOC117794125 gene encoding neprilysin-11: MDVSKSACENFHEHACGNWHAPYRLRALGAHDMRSKLRALNKQLLVRHFEQHDEQQDGGEQQLFSFYGSCMSSRQSLHVYMDAVQQVLPDWPLLNNATQFDWPRGNAAVRRFGAQGLWRLLVQSNWQAAEQRIFYLLSPSFELLGTSAESEFLYQRYLKYLLLELGLRVRRAAMLADQLVEFEQQLRRLMPASGQTLVLHAPQTLQQLAEQLPQLQLLDYFQLLLGDDYTPQLLLVADTEYLQRLQRVLSAADSMILSSWLLLQLPAHFELHLHEDATLSAQREHCLQQLNRLLPQQLAQLQLRLLHGSDAAAAAFLSRTQVELQQLFDSLKLQFERLINATPIFEQDAATQTLALQKLRAMRLLLPQQQQQQQLLPPQQQAQQQGQQQLQSDVYDAKLLRLSQAQATLQFRAALECLQLPCVASTGGASSEHSLGPLDVNVYYRLKLNAIELPLGLLREPLLATNSNSNSNCGSNADCSATLQQSQLARLHGGLGYMLAHEMMHGFDYDGINYDATGHVAGGQWPARAIIRYGLRAGCYLGARYSNATLTINENIADSEGLRLAFEAYRQQLQSQQTLQQTLPPQSDHSSMRSFFVAFAQNWCGHAAALSSGTQQQHASHWERVNNVLGNFPEFADTFDCKAGSLMHPPNKCRIW, from the coding sequence ATGGATGTGAGTAAATCAGCGTGCGAGAATTTCCATGAGCATGCCTGTGGCAACTGGCACGCCCCCTACCGACTGCGCGCCCTCGGCGCCCATGATATGCGCTCCAAGTTGCGGGCGCTGAACAAGCAGCTGCTTGTCCGACACTTTGAGCAGCACGATGAGCAGCAGGATGGCGGGGAACAGCAATTGTTTTCATTCTATGGCAGCTGCATGAGCAGCCGTCAATCGTTGCACGTTTACATGGACGCAGTGCAGCAAGTGCTGCCGGATTGGCCGCTCCTCAACAATGCCACACAGTTCGATTGGCCGCGCGGCAATGCGGCGGTGCGTCGCTTTGGCGCCCAGGGATTGTGGCGCCTACTCGTCCAATCCAATTGGCAGGCGGCCGAGCAGCGTATCTTCTATCTGCTGTCGCCCAGCTTCGAGCTGCTTGGCACGAGTGCGGAGAGCGAGTTTCTCTATCAGCGCTATCTGAAGTATCTGCTGCTCGAGTTGGGGTTGCGGGTGCGACGGGCCGCCATGTTGGCGGATCAGCTGGTCGAGTttgagcagcagctgcgcCGATTGATGCCGGCCAGTGGCCAGACGCTGGTGTTGCATGCCCCGCAGACGTTGCAACAGCTGGCCGAACAGTTGccgcagctgcagttgctcgaCTATTTTCAGTTGCTGCTCGGCGATGATTATACGCCACAATTGTTGCTTGTGGCCGACACCGAGTACCTGCAACGCTTGCAACGTGTGCTCAGTGCAGCGGACTCGATGATTCTGTCcagctggttgttgttgcaattgccgGCCCACTTTGAGTTGCATCTGCATGAGGATGCCACGTTGTCGGCGCAACGTGAGCATTGCTTGCAACAGCTGAATCGTTTGTTGCCACAACAATTGGCGCAACTGCAGCTGCGTCTGTTGCATGGCAGCGATGCGGCAGCAGCCGCATTTCTAAGTCGCACACAGGTCGAGTTGCAGCAACTGTTCGACTCGTTGAAGTTGCAATTCGAGCGTCTGAtcaatgccacgcccatatTCGAACAGGATGCGGCAACACAAACGTTGGCGTTGCAAAAGCTGCGAGCGATGCGTCTGCtgttgccacagcagcaacagcagcaacagctgttgccgccacaacaacaagcacaacaacaggggcaacaacaactgcagagCGATGTCTACGATGCTAAATTGTTGCGTCTGTCGCAAGCTCAGGCAACGTTGCAATTCCGCGCGGCCTTGGAGTGCCTGCAGCTGCCTTGTGTCGCCTCAACCGGAGGCGCCTCTTCGGAGCATTCGTTGGGTCCGTTGGATGTCAACGTTTACTACCGACTCAAGTTGAATGCCATTGAGCTGCCGTTGGGTCTGCTGCGTGAGCCACTGCTTGCCACCAATTCCAACTCCAATTCCAATTGTGGCAGCAATGCTGACTGCAGTGCAACGTTGCAACAGTCACAGCTGGCACGTCTGCACGGCGGATTGGGCTATATGCTGGCACACGAGATGATGCACGGCTTTGACTACGATGGCATCAACTATGATGCCACGGGGCATGTGGCAGGCGGACAGTGGCCGGCGAGGGCCATCATCAGATACGGTTTGCGGGCCGGCTGCTATTTGGGTGCGAGATACAGCAACGCGACCTTGACTATCAACGAGAACATTGCGGACAGCGAGGGATTACGCTTGGCCTTTGAGGCGTATCggcagcagttgcagtcgcAACAGACATTGCAACAGACATTGCCACCACAATCGGATCATTCCTCAATGCGCAGCTTCTTTGTGGCATTTGCGCAAAACTGGTGTGGACATGCGGCAGCGCTCTCTAGCGgcacgcagcagcaacacgcCTCGCATTGGGAGCGTGTCAACAATGTTTTGGGCAACTTTCCGGAATTTGCCGACACCTTTGACTGCAAAGCTGGCAGCTTGATGCATCCGCCCAACAAGTGCCGCATTTGGTGA